One Senegalimassilia faecalis genomic window, TTGCTGGCGTCGCTGGCCGCCGGCGTGCTGGGCTTCACGTTCCTGTTGGTGCAGGCGCGCGGCGCGCAGAAGCAGGGCGTGGCGTTCGTGCGCGCGGCCGATGGTGCCGAAGAGGATTTTGCGGCGCTGCCGACCGCCGATCGCGAAGATGCCCGCGAAAGCCGCGAGATGCTGCACGACCTGGGCGAAGGCTACGAGAGCGATCCGCGCGGCTTGGCATAAGCGGCGCGTTGGGTGCTTTGAGACTTGCTGCCGGATGCTTGGCTGCGCTAGATGAGCTGGCGGGTCTTTGGGGATGTGTGGCGCTGCGTGCGTGGCGTTCGCTTCCTGAATTGCGGCGTTGGTAACGCTAGGGTAGTGGCTGTGTGCGCTTGGCGTGCAGGCGGCGGGGCGTCAAGGGGCGTTGCGGTATACTTTTCTGCAGTTCAATCGCTTGCGGCGCGGCGGGTTTCGCCTGCGGCGCTGCGGTGCGCGAAAGTTCGCGCTTTCTTGCCAGCCTACTGAAAGGAACGCCATGGAAGCTGCCGCCATCGTTTTGGCCGCGGGTGCCGGTACCCGCATGAAGTCGAAAAAGCCCAAGGTCGCACACGAGGTCTTGGGCAAGCCGCTCGTGCGCTGGGTTGTTGATGCCGCGCACGCTGCGGGCGTTTCGCAGGTGGCCACGGTAGTGGGCCATGCGCGCGAGCAGGTTATTCCGCTGGTGGAAGGCGATACGCAGGTAGTGGTGCAGGAAGTGCAGAATGGCACGGCCGGCGCGGTGCTGGCTTGCGCCGATGCGTTCGCCGGTTTCGATGGCTCGCTTTCCGTGCTGACGGGCGATTGCCCGCTTATCAAGCCGGAAACCATTGCTCGCCTGGCTCAAGTTCGCGACGAACGCAACGCGGCCGTGGTGGTGCTGACCATGAAGCTTGACGACCCCACCGGTTATGGACGCATCATTCGCGACGAGGCGGGCCAGGTTGAGCGCATCGTCGAACAGAAGGATGCCACGCCCGAGCAGGCCGCCGTCAACGAGTGCAATTCCGGGTTCTATTGCTTCGATGCCCGCGCGCTGTTTGACGCGCTGGCCCAGGTCAGCAACGATAATGCACAGGGCGAGTTTTATCTGACCGACGTGCTGGAGATCTGCCGAAACGCTGGCCGTCCCGTGCTGGCGCTTGCCACCGACGACGCCACCGAGTGCTTGGGCGTGAACTCGCGCATCCAGCTGGCGCAGGTGACGAAGGTCATGCAGCGCCGCATCAACGAGCGCCATATGGCCGCCGGCGTCACCATGGTAGATCCCGATCAGGTATGGATCGGCCCCGATGTGGAAATCGAGCGCGACGTGGAGCTGTTGCCGCAGGTCATGCTCATGGGCGCCACGCGCGTGGGCGAGGACAGCGTCATCGGCCCGAACACGCGCCTGACCGACACGTGCGTCGGCCGCGGCTGCACCATCGAGGAAACCGTTGCCATCGAGGTGCAGATCGACGACGCCGCAACCGCTGGCCCGCGCGCCTACCTGCGTCCCGGCACGCACCTGTGCGAAGGCGCGAAGGCCGGCACGCACGTGGAAATCAAGAAGTCCACCATCGGCCGCGGCAGCAAGGTTCCGCACCTTAGCTACATCGGTGACACCACCATGGGCGAAGGCGTCAACATCGGCGCCGGCTCCATCACGTGCAACTACGATGGCAAGAAGAAGTGGCCCACCACCATCGGCGACAACGCGTTCATCGGCAGCGACACCATGATGGTGGCCCCCGTGACCATCGGCGCCGGCTCCATTATCGGCGCCGGCTCGTGCATCACGAAGGAAGTGCAGCCCGACGCGCTGGCGCTCACGCGTCCCGAGCAGCGCGAGGTTCCCGGCTGGGCGGCAAAGAAGCGCGCCCGCCAGGCCGCCGAGGAATAGGCGGCAGTTTCGCCCTTTGCTTTGAACGCCCCTTCCGAACGCTCGGGAGGGGCGTTTTCGTATGGCGTGAAGTCCTCGTAGAAGGATGGCTTGCTATCTGGCCTTTTCCCACGCGCGCAAGTAGAATAGGCAACAACTGACAATTGCGAAGCGATGCGAAGGAGCACGCGCATGACTGCGGAAATGGAAAAGCGTAAGAGGATGGCAGTGTTTTCGGGTTCTTCCAACCTGGAACTTGCGGACAAGATTGCGCAGGAGCTGGGGATTTCTCTGGGCAACGTGAAGCTGGAGAAGTTCGCGAACGGCGAGATTTACGCTCGCTACCTGGAAAGCGTCCGCGGCGCCGATGTGTTCATCGTGCAGTCCGTGTGCTCAAGCCCGAACGGCTTCGACGTGAACGACAACCTCATGGAGCTGCTCATCATGATCGACGCCGCAAAGCGCGCCTCCGCGCACAGCGTCAGCGCCGTCATCACGCATTACGGCTACGCGCGCCAGGACCGCAAGGCCGCGCCGCGCGAGCCCATCACCGCGAAGCTTGTGGCCGACCTGCTGACCGCCGCCGGTGCCGACAACCTCATCGCCATCGACCTGCATCAGGACGCCATCCAGGGCTTCTTCGACAAGCCGGTGAACCACATGACGGCCATGCCCATCTTCGTGGACTACTTCAAGCAGATGGGCTTCAAGCCCGAGGAGCTGTGCGTCGTGTCCCCCGACGTGGGCCGCGCGAAGGCTGCGAAGAAGTTCTCCACGCTGCTTGATTGCGACATCGCCATCATGCATAAGGATCGCCCGAAGCACAACCAGGCCGAGATTACCGCGCTGATCGGCGACGTGAAGGACAAGACCTGCATCCTGAACGACGACATGATCGACACGGCCGGCAGCCTGGTCGCCGCCGCTACCACGCTGAAGGCCAAGGGCGCGAAGAAGATTTATGCTTGCGCCACGCACGGCCTGTTCAGCGGCCCGGCTTACGAGCGCCTGGAGAATTCCTGCATCGAAGAGGTTGTGGTCACCGACGCCGTGCCCGTGCCGCTTGAGCGCCAGACCGGCAAGATCAAGGTGGTCACGCTGGCTCCGCTGTTCGCGCAAACCATCAAGAACGTGTACAACAACGGTTCCGTGGCTTCGCTGTTCGAATAGGGTGCGGCTGCATGTTTTTGATCGTTGGCCTGGGGAATCCGGGCGAGGAATATGAGCACACGCGGCATAACGCCGGTTTTGACTCGCTTGACTTGGTGGCCGAGGAAGTGGGCGCGCGCTATTGGAAAACCGAGTGCGGCGCGCTTACCGCTAAAGGCGTCTGGCGCGACAACGACGTGGTGCTGGCGAAGCCGCAAAGCTACATGAACACGTCGGGCGGGCCGGTGAAGCAGCTGATGAACGCATACGGCGTGAAGCCTGACCACTTGATCGTCATCCACGACGAGCTTGACATCGACCCGGGCACCATCCGCGTGAAGTTCGGCGGCGGGCACGCGGGTCACAACGGCCTGCGCAGCATCTGCGACAAGCTGGGCACGCGCGATTGGTTCCGCGTGCGCTGCGGCATCGGCCGCCCGCCGGGACGCATGCCGGTGGTGGACTGGGTGCTTGGCCGGCCGAAGAAAGAGCAGGCCGACGACTTCTCCCAGGCAACGCACCTGGCCAGCCAGGCCGCCCTTTCACTCATAACGGACGGTTTGGACAAGACGCAGCAGCGCTTTAACTAGTACAATGGATGCAGGCTGCATCGCATCGGGGACGCCTTTGGGCGTCTCCGTTTTATGTGCGGGGGTACAGAAAGCGGAGCGGATATGTCCTTATCTGAGAAGGGGCGCACGTATGCGCTGTTCACCATTGTTGTGCTGGCCTGCGCGTTGGGGTCGCTTACGCAAACGGTGATGAATTCCATGTTGGGCGGCGTGAGCGCGGATTTCGGCGTCGATGCCAGCGTGGGGCAGTGGCTTACCACCATTTACATGCTTGCGCTGGGCATCACTGTTCCCGCCGTCACGTTCTTGTCGCAAAAGCTGTCTGTGCGCAACGTCGTGTATTTGGCGCTGTGCTTGCTTTTGGCCGGCGGTATCGTCGATGTGCTGGCGCCATCGTTTCCCGTGCTGGTGGCGGGGCGCGTGCTGCAAGCGGTTGGCGCGGGTGTCACGCTTCCCGTGGTGCAGTCCATTGCCATGACGCGCTTCCCTGCGGGGCAAAACGGCACGGCCATGGGCATTGCGGGCATTGCCATGGGCTTTGCGCCGAACATCGGCCCGCTTATCGGCGGCGTGCTGGTGGATTCGTATGGATGGCGAAGCTTCTTCGTGCTGTTCGATGTGGTGGTGGTTGTGCTGATCCTTGCCACAACGGCCCTGGTCAAGCGCGAGGATGCGCCGTGTCGGGACGCGCGTTTCGAGGTGGTTTCGTTTCTGTACTCGACGCTGGGCTTCGGCGGGCTGCTGCTGGCGTTCTCGAATGCGGCAAGCATGGACATCGCTTCCGCGCTGGTGTGGGCGCCCGCGCTTGTGGGCGTTGCGTGCTTGGTGCTGTTCGTGGTGCGCCAGAAGCGCATCGAGCACCCGCTTATCACCATGCAGATTTTCCAGTTCCCGCATTTCCGCATCAGCTTCATTGCGCAGAATTGCCTGTTCGCGTCGTTTATGGGCATCACGTTGATCGTTCCTTTGTATGTGCAGGGGCTTTTGGGTTTGAGTGCCGTTGAGGCGGGGCTCGTGTTCGTGCCCGCCACCATTTTGGCCGTGGTGGTCAATCCGCTTGCGGGTATCCTGTCCGACAAAATCGGCGCGCGCCCGGTTGTGCTGGTGGCATCTACGCTGCTGACGGTGGGGGCCGTTTCCATGGCGTTCACGGACGAAAGCACGCCTTTGTGGTTGCTGACCCTCATGCAGACGGTGCGCGGCATGGGCGTGAGCGCGCTGATCGGCCCGCTGAATTCGTGGGGCATGGGCGGTCTTCCGGGCCAGATCATGATGGACGCCAGCGCGTTTTTCGCGGCGGTGCGCCAGGCGTGCGCGTCGCTTGGCACGGCGGTCATGGTGCTTGCGATCACGGCGCTTTCCGCTGCGGCAGCAACAGGGGCCGTTGGTGCGCAGGTGGCTTATCAGGCGGCGTTCGGCATTTCCGCGGCCCTTGCGGCCTGCGTCTTCGTGGTGGCGGTGACGAAGGTGCGTTAGCGCGCGGCGTGCGTTAACGGGACGTGCAAGTCTGCGGGCCTTGAAATTGACGTTGACGAAGGCCGTGCTTGGGAAGGGCGCGGCCTTTTCGTATGCCTGTTGTGAGTGGCGACGACGCGTGCGGTAACTGGTGTGCGGTCAGCACGTCTGATGGGGGGTGTGCTCGATTCGTTGATGTCTAACGTTTGTGGTTGGCGCGCGCATGGCGCGGAAGGCACGCGGCCCTTGCTGTCGCGTGCAGCGCTTGTGCCGTTCGCGGTCGTTTTCGTCACGATGGTTGCCATGTGCTGCCCGTCTGGTATACTGCACTTCAGCACTCTACTGTAGTAAAGTGAAAGAAACGGGAACGCGCCAGGCGAATCGGCGATGAGCGGGCGCAGAAGGGAAGGCACCATGAAGAAGAAGCTTCTTGGCCTGGTGGCATGCGCCGCCACGCTGGCGCTGTCCGGCGCGCTGCTTGCGGGCTGCGCTGGCTCGGGCAGCAATGACGAGGCTGCTGACAACAACGCCGCATCCACCGACAAGACCACGCTGACCGTGGGCTTCGATCAAAGCTACCCGCCGTACGGCTTCGTGGGCGACGACGGCAAGTACACCGGTTTCGACCTTGACCTGGCCCAGGCCGTGTGCGACAAGAACGGCTGGAGCTTCGAGGCCACGCCGATCGACTGGGATGCCAAAGACGCGCTGCTGTCGCAAGGCAACATCAACTGCATCTGGAACGGCTTCACCATGGAAGGCCGCGAGGATGGGTACACGTTCTCCGACCCGTACATGCTCAACGAGCAGGTGGTGGTTGTGAAGGCCGGCAGCGACATCAGCGATTTCGCGGGCCTGTCCGGCAAGACGGTCATGACGCAGGTTGACTCTGCGGCGCTTGACGTGCTTGAGGGCGACCAGGCTGAGGTTGCCGCCACGTTCAAGGGCGGCGCGGCCCAGACCATCGGCGATTACAACAACGCGTTCATGCAGCTTGATTCCGGCATGATCGACGCCGTTGCGTGCGACCTGTCCATCGCGCAGTACCAGATTTCCGCGAACCCGGGCAAGTACGTGCAGCTGGAAACCCCGCTGTCTACCGAGCACTACGCCGTGGGCTTCAAGAAGGGCAACACCGAGCTGGCCAACCAGGTCACCGAAACGCTGAAGCAGCTTGACGCCGACGGTACCGTGAAGAAGCTGTGCGAGAAGTACGCCAGCTACGGCATCAGCTACGACAACTGGGTGCTGGGCAAGTAAACGGTTTTCCCTGTTCGCAGGGGTAGAAACGGTATTCAACGCTGCGCAGGTCGGGGGTGTGCTTCCGACCTGCGCAGCGGTTTGCATGCGTGTGGGGCACCGTGAACTAAAGTTGCTTCGACGCAAAGAATGCGCAACGGCCGTCGCCTGAGAAGGCGGCGGCTTTCGTGCGAAAGGAGATTCATGGAATTTGGAACCATGATGGGGCTGCTGCTTTCGGGCTTGCAGTTTACGGCCATCATCTTCGTGGTTACGCTCGTAGGCGCGCTGCCGCTTGGCGTGCTGGTGGCGCTTGGCCGCATGAGCAAGTTCAAGCCGCTGTCGCTGTTGGTGCAGTTCTACATTTCGGTCATGCGCGGCACGCCGCTGATGCTGCAGCTGATGATGTGGATGTTCGGCCCGTACTACATTTTCGGCATCTCCATGGGGCCGGATTGGAAGTACGGCGCGTGCTGCATCGGCTTCATCCTGAACTATGCCGCGTACTTCGGCGAGATTTACCGCAGCGGCATCCAGTCCATCCCGCGCGGGCAATACGAGGCCGCCGAGGTGCTGGGGTACTCGCGCACGCAAACGTTCATGAAGATCATCCTGCCGCAGGTGTTTAAGCGCATCCTTCCCGCCATGGGCAACGAGATCATCACGCTGGTGAAGGACACGTCGTTGGCGTTCGTGCTGGGCATCATGGAGATGTTCACGCAGGCGAAGGCCATCGCCGCAGCTCAGACAAGCATGATGCCGTACGTTATCGCCGCGCTCATCTACTGGGTGTTCAACTTCGTGGTGGTGATGGTGCTTAACCGCATCGAGAAGAAGATGGATTACTATCATGACTAGGTGATTCCGTTTTGCCTACGGCAAAACGGAACTGCTCGATGCTGTGGCCGCTTCTGGCACGCCGTCTTGTCTTTCAACTTCACGGGCATGGCCCAAAGGCCAATGCCCGCTCGTTTCAAGGCAATACGACGCACCAGAAGCGCCCTCGCTGACTTTGGTGCTACCTGCGGCGTTTTGACTTTGTGTTGCGGGGTTTTCGCATTCTCGTTTCGTTGTTCCTGCTGATTGGACTATTTATCATGACTAACCCTCTTGTTTCGCTTTCGCATGGTCGTAAGAGTTTCGGCCAGACTGAGGTGCTGAAGGACATCTCGCTGTCTGTTGAGAAGGGGCAGGTTGTTGCCATCATCGGGCCTTCTGGCGGCGGCAAGTCGACGCTGTTGCGTTGCATGACGCTGCTTGAAACGCTTGACGGCGGCAGCTTGTCGTATGGCGACCTTTCAGTGGCAACTGATTCCGGGTCGGGCGCCGTGTATGGCGGCAAGGCCGTGCTTGCGCAGGCGAAAACCCGCTTCGGCCTGGTGTTCCAGAACTTCAACCTGTTCCCGCACTATACGGTGCTGAAAAACGTCATCGATGCGCCGCTTTCGGTGCAGAAGCGCCCGAAGGACGAGGTCTTGGCCCAAGCGCGCGAGCTTCTGGCGAAGATGGGGCTCGCCGGGAAAGAAGATATGGTGCCGTGCGAGCTTTCCGGCGGCCAGCAGCAGCGCGTTGCCATTGCCCGCGCGCTGGCGCTCAACCCCGACGTGCTGTTCTTCGACGAGCCTACCAGCGCGCTTGACCCCGAGCTGACGAAGGGCGTGCTGAAGGTTATCCGCGACTTGGCCGACGAGCACATGACCATGGTCATCGTGACGCACGAGATGTCGTTCGCGCGCGACGTGGCCGACCACATCATCTTCATGGATGGCGGCTACATCGTTGAGGAAGGCCCTGCCGAGCAGGTCATCAACAATCCGCAGCATGACCGCACGAAGGCGTTTTTGGCCAACTACGGGGATTAGCATGGACGTAACGTTTTACATCACGCGGCACGGGCAAACCGTGTACAACGTGGCCAGCCGCGTGCAGGGCTGGTGCGACTCGCAGCTTACCGACGAGGGCATTCGCGTGGCGCGCAAGCTGGGCGAGGGTTTTGCGAACGTCGGGTTTGCGCAGGCGTATTGCAGCGATGCCGGCCGTGCCGTGCAGACGCTCAACACCGTGCTGGCGGCGCGTTCGAAGGCGAACCCTGCGGCGCAGCTGCCGCACATCCACGTGCCCGATCCGCGGCTGCGCGAGTGGTGCTACGGCAACTTGGAAGCGGGCCCGGGCGAGGAATTGCACGCGGCCCTGGCGCGCGGCTTTGGCGAGGATTTGCCGTTCGACGAGCTGAACCGCCGGCTGCCGCAGGTAGCGGGCGTGCTGGCCGACCAGGACACCACGGGCCGCGCCGAGCGTTTCGACCAGGTGCGCGAGCGCCTGACCAGCTTCTTCAACGATGCGGGGCAGCAGGCGCTTGCTGCTGGCGGCGGCAACGTGCTGGTGGTGACGCACTCGTTCGTGGTGCGCAGCGTCATGTATCTGCTGGATTCTTCGCGCGTGAACGACCCGCTGAAAATCAAGAACGCCAGCGTCACGCAGGTAACTTACGACGGCGAAACGTTCACGTTGGGCGAAACGGCTTCCACACGCTGGCTGGGCGAAGAGCCCGAAGAAGCCAACGCCATCCCGTTCGGCTTCAAGATGTAGCGCCGACGCGCGGTTAGTGTAAGGCTGCGTCAAGGAGTCGAAGGTGAGAAGCCGCATTTCGCATCGCATGCACTGCAAGACTGTTGCAGGCGCCGTTTCGCTTCCGCAAACATAAAGAAGGCTCGCATCGGAATATCCGGTGCGAGCCTTCGTGTTTTAGCTTGCGAGCGCCTAGCTCTCGTGGTATTTCGTGAGCGTGGGCGTGGTAACAAGCTGCAGGTCGCCTTGCACGTCGGCGGGCAGCGTTACGGTGTACGTGAACGTTGCCGTGGTGCCGACGGGCAGCGGATTGTTCGGTTTCGCTACCATACCGCCGTCGACATCGCATGTGTACGTGACATCAATGCCCTGGTACGTGGCCTTCCCCAGCGTTGCGCCGTTCGATGCGACCACGTCGGAGATGCTGCCGCCAACAGGCGCATAGAAGTACAAGAATGGGTTCATATTGCCGCGGTTCGAGTCTTCGGACATGATGTAGTCGCCGCCGGCAAGCGCCTCCTGTTCAGTGAGGAAGTTCGTGAGCGTGGTGGTGACGTGGTACGTGCGCGAGCCGTCAGAGCCGGCAACCGGGCCGCTGACCTGCGTGTCCATGCCAAGCCACCAGCCAAGCTTGCTGCCCAGCCAGTAGTTGATGAACACGCCGAGCGTCGGCTGCTTCTGCGTGGCGGCCGTCATGGATCCCGAGTAGCCCATATCCTCGATGTTCTGCTGCTCGGTGGGGTTTGCAAGCCAGATCATGACGCGGCGGTCGTCGAGTCCGCCCATCATGACGTTGACAAGCTTCATGAGCGATGTCGCATTCATGTTGTCAAGCGCGGCGTCAAATGC contains:
- a CDS encoding ribose-phosphate diphosphokinase, whose product is MTAEMEKRKRMAVFSGSSNLELADKIAQELGISLGNVKLEKFANGEIYARYLESVRGADVFIVQSVCSSPNGFDVNDNLMELLIMIDAAKRASAHSVSAVITHYGYARQDRKAAPREPITAKLVADLLTAAGADNLIAIDLHQDAIQGFFDKPVNHMTAMPIFVDYFKQMGFKPEELCVVSPDVGRAKAAKKFSTLLDCDIAIMHKDRPKHNQAEITALIGDVKDKTCILNDDMIDTAGSLVAAATTLKAKGAKKIYACATHGLFSGPAYERLENSCIEEVVVTDAVPVPLERQTGKIKVVTLAPLFAQTIKNVYNNGSVASLFE
- a CDS encoding transporter substrate-binding domain-containing protein; this translates as MKKKLLGLVACAATLALSGALLAGCAGSGSNDEAADNNAASTDKTTLTVGFDQSYPPYGFVGDDGKYTGFDLDLAQAVCDKNGWSFEATPIDWDAKDALLSQGNINCIWNGFTMEGREDGYTFSDPYMLNEQVVVVKAGSDISDFAGLSGKTVMTQVDSAALDVLEGDQAEVAATFKGGAAQTIGDYNNAFMQLDSGMIDAVACDLSIAQYQISANPGKYVQLETPLSTEHYAVGFKKGNTELANQVTETLKQLDADGTVKKLCEKYASYGISYDNWVLGK
- a CDS encoding DHA2 family efflux MFS transporter permease subunit, with amino-acid sequence MSLSEKGRTYALFTIVVLACALGSLTQTVMNSMLGGVSADFGVDASVGQWLTTIYMLALGITVPAVTFLSQKLSVRNVVYLALCLLLAGGIVDVLAPSFPVLVAGRVLQAVGAGVTLPVVQSIAMTRFPAGQNGTAMGIAGIAMGFAPNIGPLIGGVLVDSYGWRSFFVLFDVVVVVLILATTALVKREDAPCRDARFEVVSFLYSTLGFGGLLLAFSNAASMDIASALVWAPALVGVACLVLFVVRQKRIEHPLITMQIFQFPHFRISFIAQNCLFASFMGITLIVPLYVQGLLGLSAVEAGLVFVPATILAVVVNPLAGILSDKIGARPVVLVASTLLTVGAVSMAFTDESTPLWLLTLMQTVRGMGVSALIGPLNSWGMGGLPGQIMMDASAFFAAVRQACASLGTAVMVLAITALSAAAATGAVGAQVAYQAAFGISAALAACVFVVAVTKVR
- the pth gene encoding aminoacyl-tRNA hydrolase encodes the protein MFLIVGLGNPGEEYEHTRHNAGFDSLDLVAEEVGARYWKTECGALTAKGVWRDNDVVLAKPQSYMNTSGGPVKQLMNAYGVKPDHLIVIHDELDIDPGTIRVKFGGGHAGHNGLRSICDKLGTRDWFRVRCGIGRPPGRMPVVDWVLGRPKKEQADDFSQATHLASQAALSLITDGLDKTQQRFN
- the glmU gene encoding bifunctional UDP-N-acetylglucosamine diphosphorylase/glucosamine-1-phosphate N-acetyltransferase GlmU, coding for MEAAAIVLAAGAGTRMKSKKPKVAHEVLGKPLVRWVVDAAHAAGVSQVATVVGHAREQVIPLVEGDTQVVVQEVQNGTAGAVLACADAFAGFDGSLSVLTGDCPLIKPETIARLAQVRDERNAAVVVLTMKLDDPTGYGRIIRDEAGQVERIVEQKDATPEQAAVNECNSGFYCFDARALFDALAQVSNDNAQGEFYLTDVLEICRNAGRPVLALATDDATECLGVNSRIQLAQVTKVMQRRINERHMAAGVTMVDPDQVWIGPDVEIERDVELLPQVMLMGATRVGEDSVIGPNTRLTDTCVGRGCTIEETVAIEVQIDDAATAGPRAYLRPGTHLCEGAKAGTHVEIKKSTIGRGSKVPHLSYIGDTTMGEGVNIGAGSITCNYDGKKKWPTTIGDNAFIGSDTMMVAPVTIGAGSIIGAGSCITKEVQPDALALTRPEQREVPGWAAKKRARQAAEE
- a CDS encoding amino acid ABC transporter permease, translating into MEFGTMMGLLLSGLQFTAIIFVVTLVGALPLGVLVALGRMSKFKPLSLLVQFYISVMRGTPLMLQLMMWMFGPYYIFGISMGPDWKYGACCIGFILNYAAYFGEIYRSGIQSIPRGQYEAAEVLGYSRTQTFMKIILPQVFKRILPAMGNEIITLVKDTSLAFVLGIMEMFTQAKAIAAAQTSMMPYVIAALIYWVFNFVVVMVLNRIEKKMDYYHD
- a CDS encoding histidine phosphatase family protein; amino-acid sequence: MDVTFYITRHGQTVYNVASRVQGWCDSQLTDEGIRVARKLGEGFANVGFAQAYCSDAGRAVQTLNTVLAARSKANPAAQLPHIHVPDPRLREWCYGNLEAGPGEELHAALARGFGEDLPFDELNRRLPQVAGVLADQDTTGRAERFDQVRERLTSFFNDAGQQALAAGGGNVLVVTHSFVVRSVMYLLDSSRVNDPLKIKNASVTQVTYDGETFTLGETASTRWLGEEPEEANAIPFGFKM
- a CDS encoding amino acid ABC transporter ATP-binding protein; the protein is MTNPLVSLSHGRKSFGQTEVLKDISLSVEKGQVVAIIGPSGGGKSTLLRCMTLLETLDGGSLSYGDLSVATDSGSGAVYGGKAVLAQAKTRFGLVFQNFNLFPHYTVLKNVIDAPLSVQKRPKDEVLAQARELLAKMGLAGKEDMVPCELSGGQQQRVAIARALALNPDVLFFDEPTSALDPELTKGVLKVIRDLADEHMTMVIVTHEMSFARDVADHIIFMDGGYIVEEGPAEQVINNPQHDRTKAFLANYGD